A single genomic interval of Plantibacter sp. Leaf314 harbors:
- the hxlB gene encoding 6-phospho-3-hexuloisomerase, whose product MPSTTPPDHQPGTDPQRPPTTVQGALAAIDTELHRTVTTLLSADTAPFAETLTRLQDAERIFVLGAGRSGLALRMTAMRLMHLGRTVHVVGETTTPAIAAGDVLLVASGSGTTTGIVRAASTAASVGAGVIAITTDADSELAELASVVVVVPAAQKTDHGGTRSVQYSGGLFEQSVMLLGDAIFHALWQSAGVSAEELWPRHANLE is encoded by the coding sequence ATGCCGAGTACGACGCCCCCCGATCACCAGCCCGGAACCGACCCGCAGCGTCCGCCGACGACCGTGCAGGGTGCGCTCGCCGCCATCGACACGGAACTGCACCGCACCGTCACGACGCTGCTCTCCGCCGATACGGCGCCGTTCGCCGAGACCCTCACGCGACTCCAGGATGCCGAACGGATCTTCGTCCTCGGTGCCGGTCGTTCCGGCCTGGCGCTGCGGATGACCGCCATGCGGCTCATGCACCTCGGACGCACGGTCCACGTCGTCGGCGAGACCACGACGCCGGCGATCGCCGCGGGCGACGTCCTGCTCGTCGCCAGCGGCTCGGGCACGACGACGGGCATCGTCCGGGCTGCCTCGACGGCGGCGTCCGTCGGTGCCGGCGTCATCGCCATCACGACCGACGCCGACTCCGAACTGGCCGAGCTCGCCTCCGTGGTCGTCGTCGTACCCGCCGCCCAGAAGACCGACCACGGCGGCACGCGGTCGGTGCAGTACTCCGGCGGGCTCTTCGAGCAGTCGGTCATGCTCCTCGGCGACGCGATCTTCCACGCGCTCTGGCAGTCCGCCGGGGTCAGCGCGGAAGAGCTGTGGCCGCGCCACGCGAACCTCGAATAG
- a CDS encoding LuxR C-terminal-related transcriptional regulator has protein sequence MDGHQDTYSIELLQGMAVVASSSLLRIAGAFRAVLEPVVQHSALVIFTEDCTGRPRKKAGDPSIVEGVTIAELDAVRQRTPRRRDASAHAAPTDRPTTAVIAGAERPIAAWLADTGALLVLTDPRGPIDDALIGALWEIVAAEIRQQVTTAAPDYLRDSRAASSERADAIAELTDAHATTLESILAVTRSRQTTAEDARRAVTEIASAAMVQLRAVSDRDRQLASEPVAQAFARLKDDLRPLARFGGPEVQFIEPPVDGRALPGEVAHAGRAIVRGTVLALVEQSTVGRVRVQWDCDGSNLLIGIRDDGPGELTIDTPSVQQLGARVTALRGDLQVQATPGWGSELHVSLPLDPPPTAQSRSGAAAALTEREWSVAELAAGGARNRAIAEALTISENTVKFHVANVLRKLGVASRVELAAALSSGR, from the coding sequence ATGGACGGACACCAAGACACCTACTCGATCGAACTGCTGCAGGGGATGGCCGTCGTCGCGTCCAGCTCGCTGCTCCGCATCGCCGGCGCCTTCCGGGCGGTCCTCGAACCCGTCGTCCAGCACTCAGCCCTCGTCATCTTCACCGAGGACTGCACCGGGCGTCCGCGCAAGAAAGCGGGCGATCCGTCGATCGTCGAGGGCGTCACCATCGCCGAGCTGGACGCCGTCCGGCAGCGCACGCCGCGTCGGCGGGACGCTTCAGCGCACGCGGCGCCCACCGACCGCCCGACGACCGCCGTCATCGCCGGAGCGGAACGGCCCATCGCTGCCTGGCTGGCCGACACCGGGGCGCTCCTCGTCCTGACCGACCCCCGAGGACCGATCGACGACGCCCTCATCGGCGCGCTCTGGGAGATCGTCGCGGCCGAGATTCGACAGCAGGTCACCACCGCGGCTCCCGACTACCTCCGCGACTCGCGAGCCGCATCGAGCGAGCGGGCGGATGCGATCGCCGAGCTGACCGACGCCCACGCGACGACCCTCGAGTCGATCCTCGCCGTCACCCGCTCGCGGCAGACCACGGCGGAGGACGCCCGCCGGGCGGTCACGGAGATCGCTTCGGCGGCCATGGTCCAGCTCCGCGCCGTCTCCGACCGCGACCGCCAGCTCGCCTCGGAGCCCGTCGCGCAGGCGTTCGCGCGCCTGAAGGACGACCTCCGTCCGCTCGCCCGCTTCGGCGGCCCGGAGGTGCAGTTCATCGAGCCACCCGTCGACGGCCGGGCGCTCCCGGGCGAGGTCGCGCACGCCGGACGGGCCATCGTCCGCGGGACGGTACTGGCGCTCGTGGAGCAGTCGACCGTCGGACGGGTGCGGGTGCAGTGGGACTGCGACGGCAGCAACCTCCTCATCGGCATCCGCGACGACGGCCCGGGCGAGCTGACGATCGACACTCCGAGCGTGCAGCAGCTCGGTGCGCGCGTCACGGCGTTGCGTGGCGATCTGCAGGTGCAGGCGACGCCCGGCTGGGGATCCGAACTGCACGTGTCACTCCCGCTCGACCCACCTCCCACCGCGCAGAGCCGTTCCGGTGCGGCGGCGGCGCTGACGGAACGCGAGTGGAGTGTGGCCGAGCTGGCCGCCGGCGGCGCACGGAACCGTGCGATCGCCGAAGCCCTCACCATCAGCGAGAACACGGTGAAGTTCCACGTCGCCAACGTGCTGCGGAAGCTCGGTGTCGCGAGTCGCGTCGAGTTGGCCGCCGCTCTGTCCTCCGGCCGCTGA
- a CDS encoding short chain dehydrogenase yields the protein MRILLIGASGHIGRAAEAALGDRHEVIAVSRSTSPAVDTTDEASIEALFAEVGDVDAVIVAVGSVPFKPLDALTRDDYRAAFLGKVLSQLDVVRIGTPFVRDGGSFTLTTGILAREAIASGAAASMANGALESFVIGAAVELPRGIRINAVSPTVLADAPGYHDTFPGFLPVTSDVVGLAFVKAVEGVGTGRVLALD from the coding sequence ATGAGAATCCTGTTGATCGGCGCGAGTGGACACATCGGACGAGCGGCGGAGGCCGCGCTGGGAGACCGGCACGAGGTGATCGCGGTGTCGCGGTCCACGTCACCAGCGGTGGACACGACGGACGAGGCCTCGATCGAGGCGCTGTTCGCGGAGGTCGGTGATGTCGACGCCGTGATCGTCGCCGTCGGGTCCGTGCCGTTCAAGCCGCTCGACGCCCTCACCCGCGACGACTACCGTGCCGCGTTCCTCGGCAAGGTGTTGAGCCAGCTCGACGTCGTGCGGATCGGGACCCCGTTCGTCCGGGACGGCGGCTCGTTCACCCTCACCACGGGCATCCTCGCCCGCGAGGCGATCGCGAGCGGTGCCGCCGCGTCGATGGCCAACGGCGCGCTCGAGTCGTTCGTGATCGGTGCCGCCGTCGAACTGCCTCGCGGCATCCGGATCAACGCCGTCAGCCCGACGGTCCTCGCCGACGCCCCCGGGTACCACGACACCTTCCCCGGCTTCCTCCCGGTCACCTCCGACGTGGTCGGCCTCGCCTTCGTCAAGGCCGTCGAGGGCGTCGGAACCGGCCGGGTGCTCGCGCTCGACTGA
- a CDS encoding PadR family transcriptional regulator, translated as MARRRPGTLFPLELDILDVGTVLQSADGSFYGFALAKQLAAGGDGGLTAHGTLYKALSRMTEAGLIEASWEDPAVAEGEGRPRRRLYKVTGEGATARDREHARLASEAAATARPAGAAWSQTPGVIA; from the coding sequence ATGGCACGCAGACGACCCGGCACGCTCTTCCCGCTCGAGCTCGACATCCTCGACGTCGGCACGGTGCTGCAGTCCGCGGACGGCAGCTTCTACGGGTTCGCGCTCGCCAAGCAGCTCGCCGCGGGTGGCGATGGCGGCCTCACCGCCCACGGCACGCTGTACAAAGCGCTGTCCCGCATGACCGAAGCCGGCCTCATCGAGGCGAGCTGGGAGGACCCTGCGGTCGCCGAGGGGGAAGGGCGACCACGGCGCCGGCTCTACAAGGTCACCGGCGAAGGCGCGACCGCCCGCGACCGGGAGCACGCCCGGCTCGCGAGCGAGGCGGCGGCCACCGCACGCCCGGCCGGCGCCGCCTGGTCGCAGACGCCGGGGGTCATCGCGTGA
- a CDS encoding DUF1349 domain-containing protein, translating into MHTDVTRIAGLPDLTWTSTTGHADYDADAGALTMTSAAQVDWSNSSRGGPQELGATALAFAAPERFTLSARIAVVSERSTFDAGAIALWVDGDHWAKLCFEQSPQGQAMVVSVVTNTWSDDVNSTPVDDDAVWMRVSRLGEAWAFHSSTDGVLWDFVRLFRLHTDAPVQVGFLSQAPVGPPCTARFDDIVLGDEPPSDLRDGR; encoded by the coding sequence ATGCACACCGACGTGACCCGCATCGCCGGGCTTCCCGACCTCACCTGGACCTCGACCACCGGCCACGCCGACTACGACGCCGACGCCGGGGCACTGACGATGACTTCCGCCGCGCAGGTGGACTGGAGCAACAGCTCCCGCGGCGGCCCGCAGGAGCTCGGGGCGACGGCGCTCGCATTCGCAGCGCCCGAGCGGTTCACCCTGTCGGCCCGCATCGCCGTCGTGAGCGAGCGCAGCACCTTCGACGCCGGGGCCATCGCACTCTGGGTGGACGGCGACCACTGGGCGAAACTCTGCTTCGAGCAGTCGCCGCAGGGGCAGGCGATGGTGGTCAGCGTCGTGACCAACACCTGGTCGGACGACGTGAACTCGACGCCCGTCGACGACGACGCGGTGTGGATGCGCGTCAGCCGGCTGGGCGAGGCGTGGGCGTTCCACAGCTCGACCGACGGGGTGCTCTGGGACTTCGTCCGACTGTTCCGACTCCACACCGACGCGCCGGTCCAGGTGGGCTTTCTGTCGCAGGCGCCGGTCGGCCCGCCGTGCACGGCACGCTTCGACGACATCGTGCTCGGCGACGAGCCGCCGTCGGACCTCCGCGACGGCAGGTGA
- a CDS encoding YigZ family protein: MTTVRQYPSTIAAPVEHELVIKKSRFIGLAHRVSSPDDAEQVIARVKKHAWDARHHCVAMVTGLLGDQARSSDDGEPSGTAGMPILEVLRRRELTDVVVVVTRYFGGVKLGAGGLVRAYSSAASETLDLATIVRRETLTQATLVVPHADAGRYDHLLRDWAQGNGATLGETRYAARAELELWVPPANLARLEADIASASNGSLAVTVGDERVVDVTGAS, from the coding sequence ATGACCACCGTGCGGCAGTACCCGTCGACGATCGCGGCGCCGGTCGAGCATGAGCTCGTCATCAAGAAGTCGCGGTTCATCGGGCTCGCGCACCGGGTCTCCTCCCCGGACGACGCCGAGCAGGTCATCGCCCGCGTGAAGAAGCATGCCTGGGATGCCCGGCACCACTGCGTCGCGATGGTCACCGGGCTGCTCGGTGACCAGGCGAGGTCCTCCGACGACGGCGAACCGTCCGGTACCGCCGGCATGCCCATCCTCGAGGTCCTGCGCCGACGCGAGCTGACCGACGTCGTCGTGGTCGTCACGAGGTACTTCGGGGGCGTCAAGCTCGGTGCCGGCGGCCTCGTGCGCGCCTACTCCTCAGCGGCATCCGAGACGCTCGACCTCGCGACGATCGTGCGCCGAGAGACCCTCACCCAGGCGACCCTCGTCGTGCCCCACGCCGACGCCGGTCGCTACGACCACCTGCTCCGGGACTGGGCCCAGGGCAACGGCGCGACGCTCGGTGAGACGCGGTACGCGGCTCGGGCCGAGTTGGAACTGTGGGTGCCGCCGGCCAATCTCGCGCGGCTCGAGGCGGACATCGCGTCGGCCTCCAACGGCTCGCTCGCGGTCACAGTGGGCGACGAACGGGTCGTCGACGTCACCGGCGCGTCCTGA
- a CDS encoding CPBP family intramembrane glutamic endopeptidase has translation MGDRRGQRTLTTRGWHDFWAKGGIWRSFVLAVVYLALYLGAGRLIELVFGDQIEADLFATPQSVFFGLMLPLIVGSLLLTAFVLSVGWFRELFARQPIRGRWWMWVAPALILAAIVLRLLGIDYGSYQGSVVAVAMFSGIFIGFAEELLTRGIVVKMLRDAGSSEWIVMVISSLVFALLHSANLLSGQPVTTVLVTVVYTFGFGVCMYLTLRATGNLVWPMLLHALFDPTLFLSTGGIDHAGAAAGQDVFLTIAGPANLVIMLVAVVGLVFVRGHVQARPVDDVLRP, from the coding sequence GTGGGCGATCGGCGAGGTCAGCGGACACTGACGACACGGGGATGGCACGACTTCTGGGCGAAGGGTGGCATCTGGCGCTCGTTCGTGCTGGCCGTCGTCTACCTGGCGCTCTACCTCGGGGCGGGTCGGCTCATCGAGCTGGTGTTCGGCGACCAGATCGAGGCGGACCTCTTCGCGACACCGCAGAGCGTGTTCTTCGGACTCATGCTGCCGCTCATCGTCGGGTCGCTCCTGCTCACAGCCTTCGTCCTCTCCGTCGGTTGGTTCCGTGAGCTGTTCGCTCGGCAGCCGATCCGCGGTCGCTGGTGGATGTGGGTCGCGCCCGCCCTGATCCTCGCCGCCATCGTCCTGCGACTCCTCGGCATCGACTACGGCAGCTACCAGGGCTCCGTGGTCGCGGTCGCGATGTTCTCCGGGATCTTCATCGGGTTCGCCGAGGAACTCCTCACCCGCGGCATCGTCGTGAAGATGCTCCGCGACGCCGGAAGCTCCGAGTGGATCGTGATGGTGATCTCCTCACTGGTGTTCGCGCTGCTCCACTCCGCCAACCTGCTGTCCGGCCAACCGGTCACCACCGTGCTCGTCACCGTCGTCTACACCTTCGGGTTCGGTGTCTGCATGTACCTGACGCTCCGCGCGACCGGCAACCTCGTCTGGCCGATGCTGCTCCACGCCCTCTTCGACCCGACCCTCTTCCTCTCCACCGGCGGCATCGACCACGCGGGAGCGGCGGCCGGGCAGGACGTCTTCCTGACGATCGCCGGCCCCGCCAACCTCGTCATCATGCTCGTGGCCGTCGTCGGGCTCGTCTTCGTCCGAGGACACGTGCAGGCCCGACCCGTCGACGACGTGCTCCGGCCGTAG
- a CDS encoding metalloregulator ArsR/SmtB family transcription factor: MVVQTDAGPELSADEVDRLFHALADATRRDILTRVLAREQSVTALAEQYEMSFAAVQKHVAVLERAALVMKERRGRQQIVHGDVTTVQRSARLLDAYADVWNQRALRIGAILAEDGPERGDTLNTP; this comes from the coding sequence ATGGTTGTACAAACTGACGCAGGACCGGAGCTGTCCGCCGACGAGGTGGACCGCCTCTTCCACGCGCTCGCCGACGCGACCCGACGGGACATCCTCACGAGGGTGCTCGCCAGGGAGCAGTCGGTGACGGCGCTCGCCGAGCAGTACGAGATGTCGTTCGCCGCTGTCCAGAAGCACGTCGCCGTCCTCGAACGGGCTGCACTCGTGATGAAGGAACGACGCGGCCGGCAGCAGATCGTGCACGGCGACGTCACGACCGTGCAGCGATCCGCCCGCCTCCTGGACGCCTACGCGGACGTCTGGAACCAACGGGCGCTGCGCATCGGAGCGATCCTCGCCGAGGACGGACCGGAGCGCGGCGACACACTCAACACCCCCTGA
- a CDS encoding SRPBCC domain-containing protein, with product MSTLTAEKDLDQLTLTFVAEFDAPPTRVWEIWEDPRQLERWWGPPTWPATFTQHALTPGSESVYFMTGPDGERAHGWWEITAVRAPESLSYEDGFADEHGARQEGMGVVHATVTLEALGTGTRMTIENRFDSLEQLEQLLAMGMEEGMGQAMGQIDALLAA from the coding sequence ATGAGTACGCTCACCGCCGAGAAGGACCTCGACCAGCTCACCTTGACCTTCGTCGCCGAGTTCGACGCACCGCCGACGCGTGTCTGGGAGATCTGGGAGGACCCGCGTCAGCTGGAGCGCTGGTGGGGACCGCCGACCTGGCCGGCCACGTTCACGCAGCACGCCCTGACCCCGGGGTCCGAGTCCGTGTATTTCATGACCGGGCCGGACGGCGAGCGCGCGCACGGCTGGTGGGAGATCACCGCGGTCCGGGCGCCCGAATCCCTGAGCTACGAGGACGGGTTCGCGGACGAACACGGCGCACGCCAGGAGGGGATGGGCGTCGTGCACGCCACCGTCACGCTCGAGGCCCTCGGGACCGGCACGCGCATGACCATCGAGAACCGCTTCGACAGCCTCGAACAGCTCGAGCAGCTGCTGGCGATGGGCATGGAGGAGGGCATGGGACAGGCGATGGGCCAGATCGACGCCCTCCTCGCGGCGTAG
- a CDS encoding nucleotidyl transferase AbiEii/AbiGii toxin family protein: MTYDSVPPSLRSLRQRVANLEGDDGLVNRRTVAMALVVVGQMLPAGAIKGGSAMALRYGRATRFTRDLDAARSGTLAEFVSEFEERLRNGWAGFTGRLIERTPPKPAGVPATYVMQPFDVKLDYRGRPWCTVTFELGHNEIGDADEPEIVLSDDLADLFEAVGLPRPEPVHVMRSDHQIAQKLHAATGVDSQRAHDLIDLQLLDREEDLDLELVRETCTRLFAYRGGHEWPPLVVVNADWDTLYETAADGVEVLPDAEAAAVWANDFIRRIDAATAEAAI; the protein is encoded by the coding sequence ATGACGTACGACAGTGTCCCGCCGAGCCTCCGTTCACTCCGTCAGCGGGTCGCGAACCTCGAAGGCGACGACGGGCTGGTGAACAGGCGTACCGTTGCGATGGCACTCGTCGTGGTCGGTCAGATGCTTCCAGCCGGGGCCATCAAGGGTGGGAGCGCGATGGCGCTCCGATACGGTCGGGCCACCCGATTCACGAGGGATCTCGATGCTGCGCGATCGGGCACCCTGGCGGAGTTCGTCAGCGAGTTCGAGGAACGGTTGCGCAACGGGTGGGCGGGATTCACCGGGCGACTCATCGAGCGCACGCCACCGAAACCGGCCGGGGTTCCGGCGACATACGTCATGCAGCCGTTCGACGTGAAACTCGACTATCGGGGCAGGCCGTGGTGCACCGTCACGTTCGAGCTCGGTCACAACGAGATCGGCGACGCCGACGAGCCCGAGATCGTGCTCTCGGATGACCTCGCGGACCTGTTCGAAGCGGTCGGACTTCCCCGCCCGGAGCCGGTCCACGTGATGCGCAGCGACCATCAGATCGCGCAGAAGCTCCACGCAGCGACCGGGGTCGACAGCCAGCGCGCACACGACCTCATCGACTTGCAGCTCCTCGATCGCGAGGAAGACCTCGACTTGGAACTGGTGCGCGAGACGTGCACGCGACTGTTCGCCTACCGCGGCGGGCACGAATGGCCGCCTCTCGTCGTCGTGAACGCCGACTGGGACACGTTGTACGAAACGGCTGCAGACGGGGTCGAGGTCCTGCCGGATGCCGAGGCTGCCGCAGTGTGGGCGAACGACTTCATTCGCCGAATCGACGCGGCGACGGCTGAGGCTGCAATCTGA
- a CDS encoding FBP domain-containing protein: MIPLNDSQIRTSFVNASRKEVSDVSLPAELETIDFEVRDFLGWRDKKLPRRAYVVTIVDGAPVGVLLRQADAMPRTRPQCAWCQDVTLSNDVVFYSAKRAGQAGKNGDTVGTLVCAEFQCSANVRKLPPLAYVGFDAEAARQERIATLQQRAVAFTSSVLNGVG; this comes from the coding sequence ATGATCCCCCTGAACGACTCCCAGATCAGAACCTCCTTCGTCAACGCCTCACGCAAGGAGGTGAGTGACGTGTCACTGCCCGCCGAGCTCGAGACCATCGACTTCGAGGTCCGTGACTTCCTCGGGTGGCGCGACAAGAAGCTGCCGCGGCGCGCGTATGTCGTGACGATCGTCGACGGAGCACCCGTCGGCGTCCTCCTCCGGCAGGCTGACGCCATGCCACGGACCCGGCCGCAGTGCGCCTGGTGCCAGGACGTGACCCTCAGCAACGACGTCGTCTTCTACAGCGCGAAGCGTGCCGGCCAGGCCGGGAAGAACGGTGACACGGTCGGCACGCTCGTGTGCGCCGAGTTCCAGTGCTCGGCCAACGTGCGCAAGCTGCCGCCGCTCGCCTACGTCGGATTCGACGCCGAGGCCGCCCGACAGGAGCGGATCGCGACCCTGCAGCAGCGGGCGGTCGCGTTCACCTCGTCCGTGCTCAACGGCGTCGGCTGA
- a CDS encoding cysteine desulfurase-like protein → MTLDVARLRTAFPSLASGIAHFDGPGGTQTPLAVGQAILDTLTGPLSNRGTSVASERRSDDAVTAFRAACADLLAADPRGIVFGRSATQLTYDFAKHLSRDWSAGDEVVVSRLDHDANVRPWIQAAERAGATVRWIELDAATGELDLDSLDAALSERTRLVAVTAASNLIGTIPPVRTIADRAHAAGALVWVDGVHYTAHHVVDVEALAADFFVCSPYKFFGPHCGVLAASPTLLESIHPDKLQPSTNVVPERFEFGTLPYELLAGVTAAIGVLATIDPGAAENRRDRLVASAASVHERELALRTRIEEELGALAPDVELHSRAAERTATLFMTFPGRRSADASAFLAARDVLAPSGSFYAVEPFAALGLDDVGGLRVGVAPYTSDEDVDRLLDGVRAFLAS, encoded by the coding sequence ATGACCCTCGACGTCGCACGACTCCGGACCGCGTTCCCCTCACTCGCCTCGGGCATCGCCCACTTCGACGGCCCGGGCGGCACGCAGACTCCGCTCGCGGTGGGGCAGGCGATCCTCGACACGCTCACCGGCCCGCTCTCGAACCGCGGGACGTCGGTCGCCTCGGAGCGCCGCTCCGACGACGCGGTCACCGCCTTCCGAGCCGCCTGCGCCGACCTCCTCGCCGCTGACCCGCGCGGGATCGTCTTCGGACGCAGCGCGACCCAGCTCACCTACGACTTCGCGAAGCACCTGTCCCGCGACTGGTCGGCGGGTGACGAGGTCGTGGTGTCCCGCCTCGACCACGACGCGAACGTCCGGCCCTGGATCCAGGCCGCGGAACGCGCTGGGGCGACCGTGCGGTGGATCGAGCTCGACGCCGCGACGGGCGAGCTCGACCTCGATTCGCTCGACGCGGCCCTCAGCGAGCGCACCCGCCTCGTCGCCGTGACGGCCGCGTCGAACCTCATCGGCACGATCCCGCCCGTGCGCACCATCGCCGACCGGGCGCACGCGGCAGGCGCGCTCGTCTGGGTGGACGGTGTCCACTACACGGCGCACCACGTCGTCGACGTCGAGGCACTCGCCGCCGACTTCTTCGTCTGCTCGCCGTACAAGTTCTTCGGCCCGCACTGCGGCGTCCTGGCCGCATCGCCGACGCTCCTCGAGTCGATCCACCCCGACAAGCTGCAGCCGTCGACGAACGTGGTGCCGGAGCGCTTCGAGTTCGGCACCCTGCCCTACGAGCTCCTTGCGGGCGTGACCGCGGCCATCGGGGTGCTCGCCACGATCGACCCCGGTGCCGCCGAGAACCGACGCGACCGCCTGGTCGCCTCCGCCGCGTCCGTCCACGAGCGTGAGCTCGCGCTGCGCACCCGCATCGAGGAGGAACTCGGCGCCCTCGCCCCCGACGTCGAGCTGCACTCCAGGGCCGCGGAGCGCACGGCGACCCTCTTCATGACCTTCCCGGGTCGACGTTCGGCGGACGCCTCGGCCTTCCTCGCGGCCCGCGACGTGCTCGCACCGTCGGGCTCGTTCTATGCGGTCGAACCCTTCGCGGCGCTCGGCCTCGACGACGTCGGCGGCCTGCGCGTCGGCGTCGCCCCGTACACCTCGGACGAGGACGTCGACCGTCTGCTGGACGGCGTCAGGGCGTTCCTCGCGAGCTGA
- a CDS encoding MarR family winged helix-turn-helix transcriptional regulator, with amino-acid sequence MTDTRWLSDAEQRDWVRFAAVLELLPAALDLQLTRDEHLTHFDYFTLAMLSEAPERTLRTSALAARTNATLPRLSRVLTRLEGEGFIARSPVLEDRRATNVTLTDAGWDKVVQAAPGHVGNVRSLVLDALSAEQVEQLGAISAALLTRLDPDGRMFASEA; translated from the coding sequence ATGACGGACACCCGCTGGCTGAGCGACGCGGAGCAGCGGGACTGGGTGCGGTTCGCGGCCGTCCTCGAGCTCCTCCCCGCTGCCCTCGATCTGCAGCTGACGCGGGACGAACACCTCACCCACTTCGACTACTTCACCCTCGCGATGTTGTCCGAGGCCCCCGAGCGCACGCTCCGCACCTCGGCGCTGGCCGCGCGGACGAACGCGACGCTCCCTCGTCTCTCGCGGGTGCTGACCCGCCTCGAGGGGGAGGGCTTCATCGCACGCTCACCGGTGCTGGAGGACCGGCGCGCGACGAACGTGACGCTCACCGACGCCGGATGGGACAAGGTCGTCCAGGCAGCGCCCGGGCACGTCGGCAACGTCCGCTCACTGGTGCTCGATGCGCTCAGCGCCGAGCAGGTCGAGCAGCTCGGCGCGATCTCCGCGGCCCTCCTGACGCGACTCGACCCCGACGGGCGGATGTTCGCCAGCGAGGCCTGA
- a CDS encoding PD40 domain-containing protein, whose protein sequence is MTFRALAPGQRSRILLGGPSDAEPEVLFETDELLIEAPNWSLDGSTLVLNGNGRLWSLSVEDPGAGLTRIEFAGLPELNNDHVLDPDGEHILLSAMDGHIYRGALSGGSVTKLTADDGRWHFLHGVSPDGERIAYVELEGFEHPGRLAVAPAVEGGGPVTVLDTGDGHLDGPEWSPDGRWLVCNTEHFGIEPGHAQLARIPDGGGTLEHLVASDTVDWFPHLSPDARLAAYIAFPAGTIGHPADLDVEVRLVSTDDWATPLRRYPVFGGQGTINVNSWAPDSTRFAFVAYPIAP, encoded by the coding sequence ATGACCTTCCGCGCCCTCGCCCCCGGCCAGCGTTCCCGAATCCTCCTCGGCGGCCCCTCCGATGCGGAGCCGGAGGTCCTGTTCGAGACGGACGAGCTCCTCATCGAGGCGCCGAACTGGTCCCTCGACGGGAGCACGCTGGTCCTCAACGGCAACGGCCGGCTGTGGTCGCTGAGCGTGGAGGACCCCGGTGCGGGCCTGACCCGGATCGAGTTCGCGGGCCTGCCGGAGCTCAACAACGACCACGTGCTCGACCCCGACGGCGAGCACATCCTCCTCTCCGCGATGGACGGGCACATCTACCGCGGGGCCCTCTCCGGCGGCTCCGTCACGAAGCTCACCGCCGACGACGGCCGCTGGCACTTCCTGCACGGCGTCTCGCCCGACGGCGAGCGCATCGCCTACGTGGAACTCGAGGGCTTCGAGCACCCCGGCCGGCTCGCGGTCGCCCCAGCGGTCGAGGGTGGCGGCCCGGTCACGGTCCTCGACACCGGCGACGGGCACCTCGACGGTCCGGAGTGGTCGCCCGACGGCCGATGGCTGGTCTGCAACACCGAGCACTTCGGCATCGAGCCCGGTCACGCGCAGCTCGCCCGCATCCCCGACGGCGGGGGCACCCTCGAACACCTCGTGGCGAGCGACACCGTCGACTGGTTCCCGCATCTCTCCCCCGACGCCCGCCTCGCCGCGTACATCGCGTTCCCCGCCGGGACGATCGGGCACCCGGCCGACCTCGACGTCGAGGTCCGCCTCGTCTCGACCGACGACTGGGCGACCCCGCTCCGCCGGTACCCGGTGTTCGGCGGCCAGGGCACGATCAACGTGAACAGCTGGGCCCCGGACAGCACCCGCTTCGCGTTCGTCGCCTACCCGATCGCGCCCTGA